One genomic region from Henningerozyma blattae CBS 6284 chromosome 2, complete genome encodes:
- the YVC1 gene encoding Yvc1p (similar to Saccharomyces cerevisiae YVC1 (YOR087W); ancestral locus Anc_2.198) yields the protein MSSHHGHHADPILPVNSSDVSITENYEEISFLPPNSRQVLRIALNLKYLIDKAIPIAYNEELVLCEHSRILNANVIRLTREACGGDPSDPHSLRKYESVLVFSLLKVANWYDDLSSQELHNSELYNLRSTVAQQLCKIIIEEEESENLYFMMLNMLLHRYTINENEVDSEPTNALELATDMHYTIVIGSSGFQRCLNWLWRGWIVQSRNDPTIFIKENSISSTLFSRHFTPERIKTPQYQNIIQLLFSVLFLLIYTIIVNTKTSDEIEPIDKIEAFLYFFTIGYILDEFFKFYYIGMAYLQFWNCFNDTLYLIIIVSMNLRIISIYWPMSPDSTYDNKQLDVISYRILACAAPFIWSRLLLYLESERFVGAMLVVLKHMMKESLIFFVLLGLIMIGFLQGFLGLDSADGKREITTSILSNLIITVLGSGSFDETFDNFAPPYAGILYYGYCFIVTTILLNILIALYSNAYQKVSDNSDDEYMALMSQKILRFIRAPDENVFVPPLNLIELFISKPVMKILMVPDQWYKNLTNFIMVIIYSPFLFYISIKEIKIAKRVQYNRIKKLPDDANEIDVAWDLTDGYLDNDSSLIGLAEESMASTSNSTTDVTENGATITRVSHAEESIIQATNLRNNIAIKIQREAEAADPKFGINKTKWYKGINKAIQPVEKGYENGWGWENYKLYESLEAKNKVTEKKIDELNKTIVQLTELIKELKIKKE from the coding sequence ATGTCTAGTCATCATGGTCATCATGCGGATCCAATACTCCCAGTCAACAGTAGTGATGTAAGCATCACGGAGAATTATGAGGAAATAAGTTTTTTACCACCAAATTCTCGTCAGGTATTAAGAATtgctttaaatttaaaatactTGATTGATAAAGCTATTCCTATTGCGTATAACGAAGAGTTAGTATTATGTGAACATTCCAGAATTTTAAATGCAAATGTTATCAGATTAACAAGGGAAGCCTGTGGTGGAGACCCATCAGACCCTCACAGTTTGAGAAAATATGAATCAGTATTGGTATTTTCTCTATTAAAAGTTGCTAATTGGTATGATGATTTATCTTCTCAAGAATTACATAATTCTGAACTATATAATTTGCGTTCCACAGTAGCTCAACAATTAtgtaaaattatcattgaAGAGGAGGAAAGTGAGAATTTATACTTTATGATGTTAAACATGTTATTGCATCGTTACactattaatgaaaatgaggTGGATTCAGAGCCAACTAATGCCTTGGAACTAGCTACCGATATGCATTACACCATTGTTATTGGCTCATCAGGTTTCCAAAGATGTTTGAATTGGTTATGGAGAGGTTGGATTGTTCAAAGTAGAAACGATCCAaccattttcattaaagaaaattccATCTCTTCAACATTATTTTCAAGACATTTCACTCCagaaagaattaaaactccacaatatcaaaatatcattcaattgttattttccgtacttttcttattaatttatacaATTATTGTCAACACCAAGACATCAGATGAAATTGAACCTATCGATAAAATTGAAGcctttttatattttttcacaATTGGTTATATTTTGGAtgaattcttcaaattttacTACATTGGTATGGcatatttacaattttgGAATTGTTTCAATGATACATTATATCTGATAATTATAGTTTCCATGAatttaagaataataaGTATTTATTGGCCAATGTCACCAGATTCTACCTATgataataaacaattagATGTAATTTCATATAGAATTCTGGCTTGTGCAGCACCTTTTATTTGGTCCAGATTATTGTTATACTTGGAATCTGAAAGATTTGTTGGTGCCATGTTAGTTGTATTGAAACATATGATGAAggaatcattaatatttttcgtCTTACTTGGATTAATCATGATTGGGTTTTTACAAGGGTTTCTTGGTTTGGATTCAGCTGATGGGAAACGTGAAATTACCACATCTATTTTATCCAATCTAATTATTACGGTGTTAGGATCTGGTTCATTTGATGAaacatttgataattttgcACCACCGTACGCAGGGATCTTATACTACGGTTATTGTTTCATTGTGACaacaatattattgaacATCTTGATTGCATTATATTCTAATGCTTATCAAAAAGTGTCTGATAATTCTGATGATGAATATATGGCGTTGATGTCACAAAAGATATTAAGATTTATTAGAGCACCCGATGAGAATGTATTTGTTCCaccattaaatttaattgaattatttatctCTAAACCAgtgatgaaaattttaatggtTCCTGATCAATGGTACAAAAACTTAACCAATTTCATCATGGTTATTATCTATAGCccatttttgttttatatttctataaaggaaattaaaattgcCAAGAGAGTTCAATATAATCGTATTAAGAAATTACCAGATGATGCCAATGAAATTGATGTCGCTTGGGATTTAACTGATGGTTACTTAGATAATGATTCAAGTTTAATTGGACTTGCTGAAGAAAGTATGGCTAGTACAAGTAATAGTACTACAGATGTTACTGAAAATGGTGCCACAATCACTCGGGTTAGCCATGCTGAGGAATCTATCATCCAGGCCACCAATTTGAGAAACAATATTGCCATCAAGATTCAAAGAGAAGCTGAAGCTGCTGATCCAAAATTTGGTATCAACAAGACTAAATGGTACAAGGGAATCAACAAAGCCATCCAACCAGTAGAAAAAGGTTATGAAAATGGTTGGGGTTGGGAGAATTATAAGTTATATGAGTCATTAGAAGCCAAGAATAAAGTTactgaaaagaaaatcgatgaattgaataaaacaATTGTACAATTAACAGAATTAATCAAAgaactaaaaataaagaaggAGTAG
- the TBLA0B01580 gene encoding uncharacterized protein (similar to Saccharomyces cerevisiae GVP36 (YIL041W); ancestral locus Anc_7.221), protein MQEKFGQVTDISPLPQEYLDLEQQVDSIKLVYDHFLRITTVYENESYDYPKDVRDSITEFQKTASSRVQELQTKISNSSDNSHSSGSVEPMRTSVSSVGSINNYNQNSPRTLNNALSKAALFAAEQLKMDKDSSTVFHSFSEAESIISDERIKQDKIIQKSFNTELKNVLTNRIDVANKHRKDVQNKRLQYDISRTKLDHASEDKESSLRVAMEQHKQAFEQSIDDAIIMMHEVISHSNFITNLNELAMAQLEYHERSFKALQDFITTMTYSNSASSTAHSNIQINHLSSGTVGIQMENLEDSDNNADSDNLDKPPKMPSRRNIEEEHPPKMPPRHATGKPAIPVSATSTSITASTKDSSVNNLTNKVEGITLEGDVSDLDDEDVM, encoded by the coding sequence ATGcaagaaaaatttggtCAAGTAACTGATATTTCTCCCTTACCTCAAGAATACTTAGATTTAGAACAACAAGTTGACTCAATTAAATTAGTATATGACCATTTCTTGAGAATTACCACTGtttatgaaaatgaatcatATGATTACCCAAAGGATGTTAGAGATTCTATAACCGAATTCCAAAAAACAGCTTCATCGAGAGTTCAAGAACTTCAAACTAAAATTAGTAACAGTTCTGATAACTCACACAGCTCTGGTTCGGTAGAACCAATGAGAACAAGTGTTTCGTCTGTTGGctcaataaataattataatcaaAACTCTCCAAGAACGTTAAATAATGCATTGTCAAAAGCTGCTTTATTTGCTGCtgaacaattaaaaatggaCAAAGATTCCTCTACTGTCTTTCATTCATTCAGTGAAGCTGAATCTATTATTTCTGATGAAAGAATTAAGCAAGATAAGATTATTCAAAAGAGTTTTAATACCGAATTGAAGAATGTCTTAACTAATAGAATCGATGTTGCAAATAAGCATCGTAAGGATGTACAAAACAAGAGATTACAGTATGATATTTCTCGTACCAAGTTGGATCATGCCTCTGAAGATAAGGAAAGCAGTTTAAGAGTTGCTATGGAACAGCATAAGCAAGCTTTTGAACAATCTATTGATGATGCAATAATCATGATGCACGAAGTTATTTCTCATTCTAACTTCATAACAaatttgaatgaattaGCAATGGCCCAATTAGAATACCATGAAAGAAGTTTTAAAGCTCTTCAAGATTTTATTACTACGATGACATACAGTAATTCAGCCTCATCTACTGCacattcaaatattcaaattaatcATTTATCCAGTGGTACTGTAGGTATTCAAATGGAAAATTTGGAAGATTCAGATAATAATGCTGATAGTGATAACTTAGATAAACCACCAAAAATGCCAAGTAGACGTAACATCGAAGAAGAACATCCACCAAAGATGCCACCAAGACATGCTACTGGCAAACCTGCAATTCCAGTTTCTGCAACATCTACTTCAATTACTGCTTCCACAAAAGATTCGTCAGTCAATAATTTGACAAATAAAGTCGAAGGTATTACTCTAGAAGGAGACGTCTCTGATcttgatgatgaagatgttATGTAA
- the TBLA0B01570 gene encoding cytochrome b5 reductase family protein (similar to Saccharomyces cerevisiae CBR1 (YIL043C); ancestral locus Anc_7.225) gives MNKFSHHWYPVITLFFLALTTLLYLNQIEPLLSIPVPYLPYVSGHIILNNSIDPFPVPLKNKTEITKDIYVYAFTLPHSQDILGTKPGQFITVTLNINVTSNITRPYAVLSSDKGEFELLIQDIHHGGLSTIINHREIDSIAYINGPYGNYKYEQNFRERIGIVASSTGLSAVMPIIHQIVYDKNDTTYVNIVYLNKSGNILLKDRLDGLVREAEGKLTVTYVTDISDNLLIENFNWKDVTSKQLLICGSPFWEDKMIDKFVNLLDFERPNERNMQNEIYFY, from the coding sequence atgaataaattcTCTCATCATTGGTATCCCGTCATcacattattttttcttgcaTTAACCACCTTACTATACTTAAACCAAATAGAGCCGTTACTGTCAATCCCAGTCCCATACTTGCCTTATGTTTCTGGACAcattattttaaacaattctATTGATCCATTCCCGGTtccattaaaaaataaaactgaAATTACAAAAGACATATATGTGTATGCTTTCACACTTCCGCATTCTCAAGATATCTTGGGAACAAAACCAGGCCAGTTTATAACTGttactttaaatattaatgtgACTTCTAATATTACTAGGCCTTATGCTGTTTTGTCATCTGATAAGGGTGagtttgaattattaattcaagATATACACCATGGTGGCCTTTCTACAATTATTAACCATAGAGAAATTGATAGTATCGCATATATTAATGGCCCTTATggaaattataaatatgaaCAAAATTTTAGAGAAAGAATTGGTATTGTTGCAAGTAGTACTGGGTTATCTGCAGTGATGccaataattcatcaaatcGTTTATGACAAAAATGACACAACATATGTTAATAtagtatatttaaataaaagtgGAAACATTCTCTTAAAAGATAGACTTGATGGATTAGTAAGAGAGGCAGAAGGTAAATTAACGGTGACCTACGTCACCGATATCtctgataatttattaattgaaaatttcaattggaaAGATGTTACTAGTAAACAGCTATTAATTTGTGGTTCTCCATTTTGGGAAGATAAGATGATTGACAAATTTGTCAATCTACTCGATTTTGAGAGACCAAATGAAAGAAACATGCAgaatgaaatatatttctattag
- the RSM18 gene encoding mitochondrial 37S ribosomal protein bS18m (similar to Saccharomyces cerevisiae RSM18 (YER050C); ancestral locus Anc_7.223), giving the protein MNKLTLTRQLSTARTLLQSRIFNPSSGNENNKTNFNTITKRVDRGLVKHFEVGQLYEPFDLSMARIRLDRKNAAVNSANRRKNNSSHNGIHMTDLYTHPEQLSKYLSTTGQILSREVTGLSERDQKRLAKAIRRAQSIGLLSKVHRDITFLPSKNVSHF; this is encoded by the coding sequence ATGAATAAACTAACTTTAACTCGTCAGCTCTCTACAGCACGTACATTATTGCAATCTAGAATATTCAATCCATCTTCTggaaatgaaaataataaaactaacTTCAATACAATAACTAAGCGTGTAGACAGAGGTCTAGTAAAACATTTCGAAGTAGGTCAGCTCTATGAACCATTTGATTTATCTATGGCCCGTATCAGATTAGATCGTAAAAACGCTGCAGTTAATTCTGCAAATAGAAGGAAGAACAATTCGTCTCATAATGGAATCCATATGACAGATTTATATACACATCCAGAgcaattatcaaaatatttgtcTACTACAGGACAAATACTTTCAAGAGAAGTCACTGGTCTTTCGGAGCGTGATCAGAAGCGTTTAGCAAAGGCAATTAGACGCGCTCAAAGTATAGGTTTGCTATCTAAAGTTCACCGTGATATTACCTTTTTACCATCTAAGAATGTATCTCATTTCTAG
- the PKP1 gene encoding protein kinase PKP1 (similar to Saccharomyces cerevisiae PKP1 (YIL042C); ancestral locus Anc_7.222), giving the protein MGRFIFSKVLKRYQHLNQLPFLHQYQIRTSLTQLIQDYSHKSIPNIDYAYLTNWNSSIKPHSNEQYNLSINTIYSLLVYVCRRLNSIHNLPYIVVINPYISNNNSVYLKSLESLLSLEYPYQLQDDNAVRRVLNEFLDDHQDSIMELATGFKEVGEFYDRKSIKEFLDAHLKDRIIMKLLATHYLKLIESDDNGETNTIIDPSSVSHKGIGVINTNFNVSDLVNQVSEYVGDLTRLEYDRAVPVQVETNDNNPVEFSCIGAHLEYILTEVLKNSSLAQIRNGKSDVPIMVQITKGNCGETLSIRVRDHGGGIPPEREPFILDYAYTSEVNKHEGDPATQVNQVNADVPRVAGLGFGLPLCRMYAELFGGSLSIQSLWGLGTDVYIIIKGITNFK; this is encoded by the coding sequence ATGGGGCGTTtcatattttcaaaagtcCTTAAAAGATATCAGCATTTAAACCAATTACCATTTCTACATCAATACCAAATACGGACAAGCTTAACCCAGCTGATACAAGATTATTCACATAAATCTATTCCTAATATTGATTATGCATATTTAACGAATTGGAATTCTTCTATTAAACCGCATAGTAATGAGCAGTATAATTTGAGTATTAACACgatatattctttattagtCTATGTTTGCAGAAGGTTAAATTCTATCCATAATTTACCTTATATTGTAGTAATAAATCCatatatttcaaacaataattcagtatatttaaaatctcTGGAGTCTCTACTCTCCTTGGAGTATCCCTATCAATTACAAGATGATAATGCAGTTCGAAGGGTATTGAACGAGTTCTTAGATGATCATCAAGATAGTATAATGGAATTGGCAACAGGGTTTAAAGAAGTCGGCGAGTTTTATGATCGAAAAAgtataaaagaatttttagatgctcatttaaaagatcgaataataatgaagttATTGGCAACTCACTatctaaaattaattgaaagtGATGACAATGGAGAAACTAATACAATAATAGATCCGTCGAGTGTCTCCCATAAAGGTATAGGTGTAATCAACacaaattttaatgttAGTGATCTGGTAAATCAAGTTTCAGAATACGTGGGTGATTTAACAAGGTTAGAATACGATAGAGCTGTTCCAGTACAAGTTGAGACAAATGACAATAACCCAGTAGAGTTTAGCTGTATTGGTGCTcatttggaatatattttaactgAAGTactaaaaaattcatcattagCACAAATAAGAAATGGTAAAAGTGATGTCCCTATTATGGTACAAATTACGAAAGGAAATTGTGGTGAAACTTTAAGCATTCGTGTAAGAGATCATGGTGGGGGCATTCCTCCGGAGCGTGAACCTTTTATATTAGATTATGCTTATACTTCAGAAGTAAATAAGCATGAAGGTGATCCAGCTACACAAGTGAATCAAGTTAACGCTGATGTTCCAAGGGTTGCAGGATTAGGATTTGGGTTACCACTGTGCCGAATGTATGCAGAATTATTCGGTGGATCTCTAAGTATTCAAAGTCTTTGGGGGTTAGGCACTGATGTCTATATCATAATAAAAGGAATAACAAATTTTAAGTAA